The genomic interval CTCCTGATCTCGGCCTTCCTGCTGACGCTGTCCTTCGTCCGGAAGGTGGAGGCCGGCACCTCCCTCAATCTCCTCCGGCACTGGCTGCACCTCTTCAAGCGGCTGCTGCCGGCCGCCGTCGTGGTGATCCTCGGGGTCTTGGCAGGCACCTGGCTGGTCCTCCCGCAAGGCCGCTGGCCCGTCATCCTGGACCAGGCCTGGGCGGCGCTGCTGTACCGGCAGAACTGGCTGCTGGCGGATACCGCCGTGGATTACTACGCCCAGCAGCATGCCGGGGCGAGCCCCCTGCAGCACTTCTGGTCCCTGTCCATCCAAGGACAGGTCTTTATCCTGTGGCCTCTCGTCTTCGCCGCTTCCGCTGTTGTGTGGCGGCTCCTCCGGCACCGGTTCAACGCCAGCTACCGCGCCGTGGTGGCAGCCGCGTTCGCCGGCATCCTCGTTGCCTCGCTCGCGTTCTCGATTGACCAGACGGCCACAAACCAGGCCTACGCCTACTTCGACACCCGGACGCGGCTCTGGGAGTTCGCGCTGGGCTCGCTGCTGGCCCTTGCCCTGCCGCACCTGAAGCCCGGGAAACTCCTGCGTGTGGTACTCGGCTGGGCCGGCCTGGCGGCCATGGTCTCCTGTGGTCTGCTCCTGACCGTGGACCGGGCGTTCCCCGGATTCCTGGCACTGTGGCCCACGCTGGCTGCCGCGGCGATCATTGTGGCCGGGCAGAGCGGGAGCCGGTTTGGTGTGGACCGCCTCCTGGGCTGGAAGCCGCTGGTTTCCCTGGGGGACAACTCCTACGCCCTCTATTTGTGGCACTGGCCCGTCCTGGTGCTGGCGCTGGCCGCTACCGGCGTTGAGGCACCCACCCTCATCCAGGGCGCCGCGATCATCGCCGCGTCGGTGGTCCTGGCCGTCCTCACCACCCGCTTTGTGGAAAAACCCCTCCGGGAATGGCGCTGGCCGCAGGTGCGCACCTGGCGCACCGCCGTCGTCGTGGTTGCCTGCTGCGCCCTGCTGGCCGGACCCGTGGCGGTCTTGCAGACGAGCCTCACCGCGGAGGAAGCCGCCACCGCCGCCCAGCCCCGCGAGCTGGCGCCGGGAGCGGCCCTGCTGACCCCGGGTAACGCCGGAGCACCGGCACCGGAGGGCAGGATCATTCCTGGTCCCACCGCCCTGGACAACGACTGGGCCGGAATCCACCAGGCCTGTACAGGAGCGAATGCCACCGGGGACCCTGTCCTTGAAGGCTGCCGGCAGGCGCTCCCCGAAGGCGAACCCACCAAACGGATCGTTGTGCTGGGCGATTCCCATGCCCAGCAGTATCTGGCCGCCTTGGCACCCATCGCGGAAGCCCGCGGCTGGGAGCTGGTCACCCTGCTGATGCCGGCCTGCCGTTTCGGGGCCGAATCCGAGACCCGGACTGCCGAATGCAACGCCTACAACCGGGCCAGCGCAGCGTACGTGCTGGAGCACCGGCCGGATGCCGTCTTCACCGTGGCCACTCTGACCCATGAGGAAGCCCCGTTCGAGACCGACGTGCCGGCCTACCTCGAAGGCATCCAGCCCATCGCGGATGCCGGCATCGAGATCGTCGGCATCCGGGACAACCCGCGCTTCACCATCAACATGCCCGAGTGCGTCCAGCGCCACAGGGCGGACGCCCCGGCGTGCAACCCGCCGCTGAACGAATCCCTGGTGGAGCCGTCACCGCTGGAGAGTTACCGCCGGAAGGTGGACGGGCTGCACCTGATGGACCTGAGCGACTTCATCTGCGCCGGCGGCATCTGCCCGGCCGTGGTAGGCAACGTCTACGTGTACAAGGACGACAACCACCTGAGCCGGACGTATGTGGAAAGCATGATTCCCATGTTTGAGGAGCGGCTGCTGGCGGCGACGGGCTGGAACTGACACGCGGCTTCCGGTTATTGGGTGCCGTTGCTCACAATGTGCTCCCGGAATAGGGGGATCGGCGTGGAGGTTCTAATATTTACTCAAAGCTTTCTGCGCGGTGACCGCGCATGAGGCACCCGAATGTACTAAGGCCCTGCACGGACCAGTCCCGTAATGACGGGCTGGTCATTAGCTGCAACCCCTACCCGTGAACCCGTAACCAAGGTAAGAGGCGCACTCATGACCCAGCCCGAGCACAATCCTTTCGGCTTCATCGGCCTGACCTACGACGACGTCCTGCTCCTCCCGGGCCACACGGACGTCATCCCGTCTGAGGCTGACACGTCTTCGCGGATTTCCAAGCGGATCACCGTTCACACACCGCTGCTGTCCGCCGCCATGGACACGGTCACCGAATCCCGGATGGCGATTGCCATGGCACGCCAGGGCGGCCTGGGCGTCATCCACCGCAACCTGTCCATCCAGGACCAGGCCGACCAGGTGGACCGCGTGAAGCGCAGCGAATCCGGGATGATCACCAACCCGCTGACCATCGGCCCCGAGGCCACGCTGGCGGAACTGGATGAGATCTGCTCGCAGTACCGGGTATCCGGCCTCCCCGTGGTGGACGAGGGCATGCGGCTCCTCGGTATTGTCACCAACCGCGACACCCGCTTTGTGCCAGAAGCCGACTTCCCGCTGCGGCTGGTCAGCGACGTGATGACCAAGATGCCGCTGATCACCGGGCACGTAGGCATCAGCCGTGAGGAAGCCTCCCACAAGCTGGCCACGAACAAGATCGAAAAGCTTCCGCTCGTTGACGAGCAGGGCCGGCTCAAGGGCCTCATCACCACCAAGGACTTCACCAAGGCCGAGCAATACCCGCTGGCCACCAAGGACGATGAGGGCCGGCTCCGCGTCGGTGCCGCCATCGGCTTCTTCGGTGACGGCTGGGAACGCGCCATGGCACTGGTCGACGCCGGAGTCGACGCCCTGTTCGTTGACACGGCCAACGGCCACTCCCAGGGTGTGCTGGACATGATCCGCCGCCTGAAGTCCGATCCCGTAGCAGCGCACGTGGACATCATCGGCGGCCAGGCTGCCACCCGCGAAGGTGCCCAGGCCTTGATCGACGCCGGTGCCGACGGCATCAAGGTGGGCGTGGGCCCCGGCTCCATCTGCACCACGCGCGTGGTGGCCGGCGTGGGCGTCCCGCAGATCACCGCCATTTACGAGTCCGCCAAGGCCGCCATCCCGGCCGGCGTTCCGTTGATCGCCGACGGCGGCCTGCAGTACTCGGGCGACATCGGCAAGGCGCTGGTTGCCGGCGCCGACACCGTCATGCTGGGTTCCCTCCTCGCCGGTTGCGACGAGTCCCCGGGCGAGCTCATCTTCGTGAACGGCAAGCAGTTCAAGAGCTACCGCGGCATGGGCTCGCTGGGCGCCATGCAGTCCCGCGGCAAGAACACCTCCTACTCAAAGGACCGTTACTTCCAGGCGGATGTCTCCGGTGATGACAAGCTCATCCCCGAGGGCATCGAAGGCCGCGTCGCCTACCGCGGCCCGCTCGCCTCGGTGGCGTACCAGCTGGTGGGCGGCCTCCGCCAGACCATGTTCTACACCGGTGCGCCCACTATCCCGGAGCTCAAGGTCCGCGGCAGGTTCGTCCGCATCACCCCGGCCGGCCTCAAGGAATCGCACCCGCACGACATCCAGATGACCGTTGAGGCCCCGAACTACGGTTCGCGCTGACCCCGATCTCGACAGGCTCGACCTCCGGGCGGAACTAGGCTGAAGCCATGTCCCAACCACGCCATCCCGCCGAACTGAACCCAAAAAAGGACCCTCAGCGGCGGTTGGCCCTGAGGCCCTACGCCCGGGCCGTGGCGCAGGTGCTGCGGGTCAGCTTCCGGGCCTCGCCAGCCGCCGTCGTAATGAAAGTAGTCGGTTCGCTCATTTCGGCGACGCTGCCTTTGGTGACCACGTACTTCGCAGCGCTGACCACCACGGCGCTGGCGGCCGCTTACTCCGGTGATTCCGCAGCAGGCCAACAGGCCATTGTGTACGTCATCATCACGGCTGCCCTGGGGCTCTTCTGGGGCGGCTTCAGCAGCGTGGACCGCTATATCCAGCAGCTTATGAGCTTCAAGGTGGGCGCCATCGTGGGCGACCAGATGTACGAGCGCTTCCTGGCGCTGGAGTTCTGGCGCTATGACGATAAGCAAACCGTGGACCTCTACGACCGGGCCAAACGGTTTTCCGATTCCTATGCCCGCGTGCTGGACAGGATCGCGGCCATCTTCACCCAGTTGGTCTCCGTGATCCTGGCCGTGGGGGCCCTGATGCTGGTCAGCTGGTGGATCGCCGTGATTGTCCTGGTGGCGATTGTGCCCAGCGTCTACCTGCAGTTCAAGCTCTCGCGCGAACAGATCGCCCACTGGAACACCCAGGTGGACTCCCGCCGGCAACGCCGGATGATCGAAACCAACCTGCTCCGCCCCCAGCACATCGCCGAAATGCGGCTCTACGGGATCGTGGGCTACCTGATGGACTTCCGTTCCAGGCTGCGCGATGCTGATGAGCGGCGCCGCCTGGACTTCCAGAAGCGCTACATCCCCAAGCAGCTCGCCGCCGACGCCCTGCAGTACGGCGCCGAGGTGATCTCCCTGATCTGGGTGGTGGGCCAGATCATCGCCCGCGCCCAGCCCGTTGGCCAGTTCCTCTATGTCCAGCAGATCGTCAGCCGCGCACTGTCCACAGCCAACAGCCTGGTGTCCTCCCTCAGCTCGATCGACGAGGATCTCGCCAACCTCAAGGACTACGAGCTGTTCATGGCAATGCCGGTGCATTCGGACCATTCACCGCCGCTGCTCCAGGCACCCAAAACAGTGGAACTGCGGGACATCCGCTTCACCTACACGGGCGGCGACACCGAGGTGATCCGCGGCATCAGCATGACCATCCGCGAAGGCCAGCACATCGCCGTCGTAGGTGAGAACGGGGCGGGGAAGTCCACACTGATCCGGATCCTCGCCGGCCTCTACCGCCCGGATTCCGGGCAGGTAATGCTCGACGGCGTCGACCTCGCCGCCGTCGACGTTAAGTCCTGGCACCGCCACCTGGCCGTCCTGAGCCAGGAATTCCTGAAGTACGAATTCGCCACCGCTGCCGACAACATCCGCTTTGGCGACGTGGACCCGCCCCGTGACGACGAACGGATCCGCCAGGCAGCCAGCGACGCCGAAGCGTTGGAGTTCATCAACAAGCTGCCCAACGGCCTGGACAACTACGTCAGCAACTGGATGGAAGATCCGCGCGGCCGGAAGGGGAGCGGGCTCTCCGGCGGCCAGTGGCAGCGGCTCGCGATGGCCCGGAATTTCTACCGCAACGCCGCCTTCATGGTCATGGACGAGCCGACGTCCGCTATCGACGCACTGGCCGAACACCGGATCTTCACCCGGCTTTTCGCGGACCGCAGCAGCACCATCATTGCCATCAGCCACCGGCTTGCCACCATTGAGAAGGCCGACATTGTCTACATGCTCGAGGACGGGCGGATTGTGGAACAGGGCACCCATAAGGAACTGGTGGCGCTGCGGGGCCGCTACTTCAGGATGTTCGAATCCCAGCTGACGGTGGAGGAGTCCGAGGGCGTCTGACGACGGCAGGGCGTAGTGTGACCCACTCCACGCAGGAACCGCCGGCCGCGCTGCAAAGCGTGGCCGGCGGTCCCGGATTCGTGCGGCCCCGAGGTTAAGAGGTGGTCACCGCTGTGTCGTCGAGGTAGAAGTACGTCCCCAGCGACGAGTCCTCAACACCCAGGAAGCGCAGCGTCACGCTCTTGCCCTTGTAGGCGGAGAGGTCCAGCTGCTTCTGCAGATAGCCGGCGGACTCATTGAGATTGGAGTAAGTGGCCAGCGTGGTGGTCACACCGTTGCTGACCGCCTGAACCTTCAGGGTGTCATAGGCCGCGCTGGATGTGGTCTCGTCCGACTGCACTTTCAGGTAGAAGGACAGCGACGCGGTGGCCACCGTGGACGGGACTGCAAACGCCTGGTCGAGCATGTAGGACGTTGTCTGGCCCCAGCCGTTGAGGCCGGCGAAGCCGGAACCGGTCCTGGCATTCGTTCCGGTCTCGAACGTGTCGGCGTGGTCAGAGGTCCAGGAGGCTGCGCCCGATTCGAAGCCCGGGTTCAGCAGCAGGTTGCCGGACGGCGGGGGAGTGGCCCCGCCCAGCAGGCCCATGGTCTTGGTGGCGTCCGAGAGTCCTGTGCCGCAGCCCGTGGTGCAGCCGCCCGGCATTGCCCGGGTTCCCTGCTTGAGCGTGGACTCCACCTGGGCCGGGGTAAGCGTGGACGATTTGGACTTCATGAGTGCGGCCAGCCCGGCCACGTGCGGAGCTGCCATGGACGTTCCCTGGTAGCTGGCGTAGCCGGCGGAGCCCGGTGTGGAGGTACCGGTGTTGATGGTGGAGAGGATTCCGCCGCCCGCTACACGGACGTCGCCGCCGGGTGCGGTCAGGTCAACCGTGGAGCCGAAGTTGGAGTAGTAAGAGAGGCTGCCGCTCGGGTTGCTGGCGGCCACGCTCACAACGCTGCTGCAGTTGGCCGGGCGGAATCCGGAAGCATCCTGGTTGCTGTTGCCGGCCGCCACCACCACGGTGGCCCCCCGCGAAACTGCGGAGTTGATGGCTGCCTGGTACGTGCTGCCGCAGGCACCGGACCCGCCCAGGCTCATGTTGATGACCGTGGCGGGATTGGCGTTGGCCGGGATGCCCGGAACGGCCCCGCCGGCTGACCAGATAATCGCATCGGCAATGTCGGACAGTGACCCGCCGCATTTGGCCAGGACGCGCACCGGCACCACTTTGGCGTTGGGTGCGACGCCCGCCACACCGGTGGCATTGCCGGTCACGGCTGCAACGGTACCGGCGACGTGCGTGCCGTGCCAGGAGCTGTTGCCGGCCGTCGCCTGGCCGCACTCGCCGGCGGCGTACCAGTCGCCCTGGTCCTGCGCATTCGCGTCGCGTCCGTTGCCGTCACGCGCTGCGGTGGCGTCGGAGACGAAGTCGTAGCCCGGCATCACATTCGCGTCGAGGTCCGGATGGGCCGTGATTCCGGTGTCGATCACGGCCACCGTCACGCCGGTGCCGGTCGCAACGTCCCAAGCCCCCGGAACCCGCATGCCGTTGGTGCCAGTGAAATCCCACTGCTCGCCATAGCGTGGGTCGTTGGGCGTGAGAGCCACCGTCATGCGGGCGTCAGGTTCCACGTAGTCGACCGATCCGGACGCCGCAATCTCGGCCATGAAGTCTTCGGCAGCCTGCCCGGACAGAGCCCTGTCCGCCTCGATCAGCGTTCCGCCGGTGGCCAGGGTGCGTAGTTCCTGCACCTTCACGCCCTGTGACCTGGCTGCTTTGCCCCAGGCGTTGGCGCGGCCGTTCGGGGTGGCGTTCGCGGTGGTCTCCTTGAATTCGACGATGAACTTCGTGTAGGCCTCTCCGGCGGCCACGTCGTGCACCGCAGTGCCGTCACCGTCTTCGGGGGTGGCGAAGACCGGCGAACTGGCGAAGGCCAGGGTGCCGACTGCTGCGGCGAGCGACAGGGCCACGATGCGGTGGCGCCTGATTGATGAACGTCCCATAGGGGCTTCTTTCTCGGAACGGGCACAGGTGTGGCCCGTATGAAGGGGAGTGAGGGTGGTCACGTGGTGGATCAGGTGGTAACCGAGAGTAAACATAAAGGTATTTTCAAAACTTGTAAATGGTTGACAAAACATGTCAATAAAGTGTGGACTATCAGTTTCAGGATGAACCCAAGAGGAGGCGCCCCACCGCATCCCGCGTGGTCAAGTAAAGTGGTCACGTGACTTACGAGATCGAGATTGGCCGTGGCAAGCGTGGGCGTCGTGCCTACTCCCTGGATGACATTGCGATTGTCCCTAACCGTCGTACCCGCGACCCCAAGGACGTGTCGGTCTCCTGGCAGATCGATGCCTACAAGTTCGACATGCCCGTGATTGCAGCCCCAATGGATTCGGCCATGTCCCCGGAGACGGCCATCGCCTTGGGCCGGCTGGGCGGGCTCGGCGTGCTGGACCTTGAGGGCCTCTGGACCCGCTACGAGGACCCGCAGCCCATCCTTGACGAGATCGGCGCCCTCCAGGATGAGGTCAACAGCCCCGCCGTGACCGGCCGTATGCAGGAGCTCTACCGCGCTCCCATCCAGCCGGAACTGATCACATCCCGCCTGGCGGAGATCCGTGCCGCCGGCGTGACGGTGGCCGGCTCACTGACCCCGCAACGCACCCAGGAGCACTACAAGACCGTGGTGGCTGCCGGCGTCGACATCTTTGTGATCCGCGGGACCACTGTGTCAGCCGAGCACGTCTCGAAAGACCACGAACCACTGAACCTCAAGCAGTTCATCTACGAACTGGACGTCCCCGTGATTGTGGGCGGCGCGGCAGGCTACACGCCCGCACTGCACCTGATGCGCACTGGTGCGGCCGGCGTCCTGGTCGGCTTCGGCGGCGGCGCCACGGCCACCACGCGGCGCGCCCTAGGCATCCACTCGCCCATGGCCTCCGCCATCTCCGACGTCGCGGCCGCCCGCCGTGACTACATGGATGAATCCGGCGGACGGTACGTCCATGTAATCGCCGACGGCGGCATGGGCACCTCGGGTGACATCGTCAAGGCAATTGCCATGGGCGCCGACGCCGTGATGCTGGGCAGCGCACTCGCCCGGGCCGAAGAGGCACCCGGCAAGGGCTGGCACTGGGGCCAGGAGGCCCACCACCTCGAACTGCCCCGCGGAGACCGCGCCAACGTCGGCACCGTCGGACCGCTCGAAGAGGTGCTCTTCGGGCCCGGCCACCACACCAACGGCACATCCAACCTGATCGGCGCACTCCGCCGTTCGATGGCGACCACCGGCTACTCGGACCTGAAGGAATTCCAGCGCGTCGACGTCGTAGTTTCTCCGTACACGGGCAACTGACAGTCTCTTACTGACAGGGGCCGGCGGCCCCTGACGGGATGCCTCCCGCTGAACCCGCCCTGCCCAACTGTGCGGCAAGGAAGTAGTGTGGTTTTACTACCGGCAGCAGCGGCAAGGGAGGCGTTCAGTGAACACTGTTCCAAACGAAGGCGGGGTCCTTGGTCCGGCGGCCAGGGAAGCATCGATTGCCAGGCTCAGGGCCACCTCGGAACCCGGCAACGAACTGGACATCCTGATCGTCGGCGGCGGCATCGTAGGCGCCGGCGCGGCGCTGGATGCCGTGACCCGCGGCCTCAGTGTGGGGATCGTGGAGGCCAGCGACTGGGCGGCCGGCACGTCGTCACGGTCATCCAAGCTGATCCACGGCGGCCTGCGCTACCTGGAGATGCTGGATTTTGGGCTTGTTAAGGAAGCGCTGCACGAACGTGGCCTGATTCTTTCGGTCCTGGCCCCGCACTTGGCCCGGCCTGTGCCGTTCCTGTATCCGCTGACCAAACCGTTTCTGGAGCGGCCCTATGTGGGCGCCGGGATCGCCCTCTACGACGCCATGTCCATTACCGGCGGGCACAGCCGCGGCGTTCCGTTCCACAAACACCTCACCAGGCGGGGCACCCTCAGGGCCGCCCCCAGCCTGAAAAAAGACGCCTTTGTGGGCTCCATCCGCTATTACGACGGCCAGGTGGATGACGCCAAGTACGTGGCAAACCTCGTCCGCACGGGAGTGCACTACGGCGCGCATGCGGTGAACCAGATGGCGGTGGTGGATTTCCTGCGTGAAGGTGAACGCGTGGTGGGTGCCAAAGTGGTCAACCACGAAGACGGTTCGCAATTCAACATCAAAGCCAAACAGGTCATCAACGCCACCGGGGTGTGGACCGATGAAACCCAGGCCATGGTCACCGACCGCGGGCAGCTGAAGGTCCGGGCGTCCAAGGGCATCCACCTCGTAGTGCCCCGCGACCGGTTCCAGTCCACGGTGGGGCTGATTCTCCGCACCGAAAAGTCCGTGCTGTTCGTTATTCCGTGGGGCCGGCACTGGATCATCGGCACCACGGACACCGACTGGAACCTCGACAAGGCCCACCCGGCGGCCTCCAGCAAGGACATCGACTACATCCTCGAGCACGTCAACCGGGTCCTGAAACGCCCGCTGACCAGGGAGGACGTTGAAGGCGTCTACGCCGGACTGCGCCCGCTCCTGGCAGGGGAGAACGATTCCACGGCGAAACTGTCCCGTGAACACATCGTGGCCCACCCCGTACCGGGCCTGGTGGTGGTGGCAGGCGGCAAATGGACCACCTACCGGGTTATGGCCAAGGACGCCGTGGACGAGGCCACCCGCACCATGGATGAGCGGGTCCCGGCGAGCTGCACCGAAACCATTCCGCTGCTGGGCGCCAGTGGCTTCAAGGCGGCCTGGAACCGCCGGAGCCGGACCGCTGAAGAGTCCGGCGTGCACGTGGCCCGGGTAGAGCACCTGCTCAACCGTTACGGGTCCATGACTCCGGAGGTGCTGGACATCATCGCCCGGAATCCTGAATTGGCGGAGCCGTTGCCCGGTGCTGACGACTACCTGCAGGCCGAAGCCGTCTACGCCGCAACCCACGAGGGCGCCCGGCATGTCCATGACGTCCTGACCCGGCGGACGCGCATCTCCATCGAAGCCTGGGACCGTGGCGTGTCGGCGGTGCCGGTTGTCGCTAAACTTATGGGCGAAGTCCTTGGCTGGAGCGATGCACAGCGCGAAAGCGAAATAAAGCACTACATAGCACGCGTTGAAGCTGAACGGCTGAGCCAGCAGCAGCCGGATGACGAATCCGCCGACGCCGCACGGCTGGGCGTGGAGGACATCGTCCCTTTGCGCTGAGGCGGCACCGCACACCAGCAATTCTCCTGACCGAAGGGACACGCCTTGGCGGAACCACTTGACCGGTACGATGCCGATCTCACCACCTCCGAATTGGTGATTCTGGAGTTGGAGGCAACGGACAAGTCGGACGCCGCGGCGCAACTCGCGGAACGCCTCTTCGCCTCCGGGCGGGTCACTGACCTGCCGCGGTTCCTGGAACACGTCAACGCCCGCGAACACCAGCTCGCCACCGGCCTGCCGGGCGGGATCGGCCTCCCGCACGCCCGCAGCGAATTCGTCTCGCGGACCTCCATCGCCGTGGGAATCACCAAGTACGGCCACTCACTGGACTTCGGTGCCGCCGACGGTCCGGCCACCGTCATCCTGCTGATCGCCACCCCTGCAAGCTCGTTTTCCGATCACCTGGAAGTCCTGGCCACCCTGGCCCGCTCCCTGTCCAAGGAGTCCTTCCGGGAGTCGCTGCGGCGGGCCTACGATGCCGAAGTCATCGCCGAGCTCATCAACTCCAGCCTGGTGTTCTTCGACCACTGAGTGGGGCAGGCCCTTTCGGGTCGACTCCGTCGCCGCGTAGGGACCCTGCTGGCCACTCCAAGGCCGGGACGTACCTGGTCGTTTAGTTGTTCTACAGAAGAACGAAGTACGGTTAACACGTGTGGAAAACAGCCCTTAAGCCCCGATGGATCGCAGGCCTGGTCTTCGCGATCGTGGTCTCCGGGGTGTTTGTCCTGCTCAGCCAGTGGCAGTTCGGGCGGTCCACGCAGCCCGAAGCTGCGGTGAATCCCGCCACCGAAGACGTCAGGGCACTCACGGAAACCCTTGAGCCCGGGGTCTTCTTCCCCGGTTCAGTGTCAGACCAGATGGTCTCCGCCGACGGAACCTACGACCCCGCCAAACAGGTCCTGGTGCCGGGGCGCCTGAAGAATGGCGAGAACGGCTACTGGGTGGTTTCCGCCTTCGCCGTCTCCGGGGCGCCCACGCTCACCGGTACCGCAGCGTCCCCCCAGACGTGGATTCCGGTAGCCCGCGGCTGGGTGGCGGATCCCGACGACGCCGGCGCACCGCCGTCGGGCGTGGTGAACCTGACCGGACGGCTGCTGCCGTCAGAATCGCCGCTGCCGTCCACCGCACCGGATCCCGGACGCGCCTCCGCCGTGTCTGTTGCTGAACTCATCAACTACTGGGACGTCAGCATGTACCCGGGATTCGTGGCCGCAGCTTCCGAACTGGCGGCCGGGTCCGACCTGTCCGCCGCGGCGGTTGATGGTGCCCTGAAACCCCTGGAAATCGGCCCCCAGCCGCCCGCGCAGCAGGTCAACTGGCTCAATCTGTTCTACTCGCTCGAATGGGTGGTTTTCGCCGGCTTCGCCCTGTTTATCTGGTGGCGGCTGGTCAAGGACGACTACCGGCGGGACCTCGAAGAGGAACACGACGACGACCAGGATGCTCCGCCCGCACTGCCCACCCCGGCAACTTCTGAACAGCTCCAACAAAAGGTAAAGCCATGATCGAACCGAAACCGGCCGTCCAGCAGGATTCTGCGCAGGGCAAGGGCAAGAAGCGCCGCTTCGGCGGTACCGAGCGGCAGATCCGTTCCGCCCTGAAGTTCTACAAGGTGCTGGCATACATGACCGGCGGCATGCTGCTGCTGCTCTGCGCCGAACTCATTGCACGCTACGCTTTTGGCCAGTACCTGTTCGCGGGCGGGACAAACGCCGTGACCGGGCAGCCGTTCGGTTTCGGCTTTGCCGACGCCGAGCCCAAGGGTGTGGAGGGCGGGGTTAACCTTTCCGTCGCCGTGCTGATCGTGCACGGCTGGATGTACGTGGTGTACCTGATCTCCAACTTCCGCCTGTGGGCGCTGATGCGGTGGCCTTTCATGAAGCTGATCCTCCTTGCACTGGGCGGCGTGGTGCCGTTCCTGTCCTTCATAGTGGAGAAGAAGTTCCACGCCGAGGTGGAAGCCGAACTGGCCGCGAACCCGCAGGCCGCACAGCGGTACTGAACACTGCAGCGGTGGGGGAGTCCCGCCGTCGGACGTTCACTGCGTCACACCCACGGTCCTGAATGTGCGGGGGAGCGACGCTGCAAAGTAGGCTAGTACGGTGACTACTCCCACTGCATCCCAGACTTCCCAGAAGCCGGTGCTGGTTGTTGACTACGGTGCCCAGTACGCGCAGCTGATTGCCCGCCGCGTCCGGGAAGCGAATGTGTATTCGGAAGTGGTTCCGCATACCTTCACCACCGAGCAGCTCCTGGCCAAGGACCCCGCCGCCATCATCCTTTCCGGTGGCCCCTCCAGCGTTTACGCGGACGGGGCACCCTCCGTCGGCGCCGACCTCTTTGAGGCCGGAATCCCGGTCTTCGGCATCTGCTACGGCTTCCAGGCCATGGCCAACGCCCTGGGCGGCAAGGTCGACAAGACCGGCCTGCGCGAGTACGGCTCCACCCAGACCACCATCCTCGGCGAGGGCCGCT from Pseudarthrobacter sp. SSS035 carries:
- a CDS encoding GuaB3 family IMP dehydrogenase-related protein; translated protein: MTYEIEIGRGKRGRRAYSLDDIAIVPNRRTRDPKDVSVSWQIDAYKFDMPVIAAPMDSAMSPETAIALGRLGGLGVLDLEGLWTRYEDPQPILDEIGALQDEVNSPAVTGRMQELYRAPIQPELITSRLAEIRAAGVTVAGSLTPQRTQEHYKTVVAAGVDIFVIRGTTVSAEHVSKDHEPLNLKQFIYELDVPVIVGGAAGYTPALHLMRTGAAGVLVGFGGGATATTRRALGIHSPMASAISDVAAARRDYMDESGGRYVHVIADGGMGTSGDIVKAIAMGADAVMLGSALARAEEAPGKGWHWGQEAHHLELPRGDRANVGTVGPLEEVLFGPGHHTNGTSNLIGALRRSMATTGYSDLKEFQRVDVVVSPYTGN
- a CDS encoding SURF1 family protein codes for the protein MWKTALKPRWIAGLVFAIVVSGVFVLLSQWQFGRSTQPEAAVNPATEDVRALTETLEPGVFFPGSVSDQMVSADGTYDPAKQVLVPGRLKNGENGYWVVSAFAVSGAPTLTGTAASPQTWIPVARGWVADPDDAGAPPSGVVNLTGRLLPSESPLPSTAPDPGRASAVSVAELINYWDVSMYPGFVAAASELAAGSDLSAAAVDGALKPLEIGPQPPAQQVNWLNLFYSLEWVVFAGFALFIWWRLVKDDYRRDLEEEHDDDQDAPPALPTPATSEQLQQKVKP
- a CDS encoding glycerol-3-phosphate dehydrogenase/oxidase, giving the protein MNTVPNEGGVLGPAAREASIARLRATSEPGNELDILIVGGGIVGAGAALDAVTRGLSVGIVEASDWAAGTSSRSSKLIHGGLRYLEMLDFGLVKEALHERGLILSVLAPHLARPVPFLYPLTKPFLERPYVGAGIALYDAMSITGGHSRGVPFHKHLTRRGTLRAAPSLKKDAFVGSIRYYDGQVDDAKYVANLVRTGVHYGAHAVNQMAVVDFLREGERVVGAKVVNHEDGSQFNIKAKQVINATGVWTDETQAMVTDRGQLKVRASKGIHLVVPRDRFQSTVGLILRTEKSVLFVIPWGRHWIIGTTDTDWNLDKAHPAASSKDIDYILEHVNRVLKRPLTREDVEGVYAGLRPLLAGENDSTAKLSREHIVAHPVPGLVVVAGGKWTTYRVMAKDAVDEATRTMDERVPASCTETIPLLGASGFKAAWNRRSRTAEESGVHVARVEHLLNRYGSMTPEVLDIIARNPELAEPLPGADDYLQAEAVYAATHEGARHVHDVLTRRTRISIEAWDRGVSAVPVVAKLMGEVLGWSDAQRESEIKHYIARVEAERLSQQQPDDESADAARLGVEDIVPLR
- a CDS encoding DUF3817 domain-containing protein — encoded protein: MIEPKPAVQQDSAQGKGKKRRFGGTERQIRSALKFYKVLAYMTGGMLLLLCAELIARYAFGQYLFAGGTNAVTGQPFGFGFADAEPKGVEGGVNLSVAVLIVHGWMYVVYLISNFRLWALMRWPFMKLILLALGGVVPFLSFIVEKKFHAEVEAELAANPQAAQRY
- a CDS encoding PTS sugar transporter subunit IIA; this encodes MAEPLDRYDADLTTSELVILELEATDKSDAAAQLAERLFASGRVTDLPRFLEHVNAREHQLATGLPGGIGLPHARSEFVSRTSIAVGITKYGHSLDFGAADGPATVILLIATPASSFSDHLEVLATLARSLSKESFRESLRRAYDAEVIAELINSSLVFFDH